Proteins encoded within one genomic window of Cyprinus carpio isolate SPL01 chromosome B22, ASM1834038v1, whole genome shotgun sequence:
- the LOC109102758 gene encoding msx2-interacting protein-like isoform X3 — MVRETRHLWVGNLPEHVREEKIVEHFKRYGRVESVKVLRKRGSEGGVAAFVDFVDIKSAQKAHNAVNKMGDRDLRTDYNEPGSVPSAVRGLEDPSPSSSHGREVAGFSRSAVGPVYVPPVSLHTREGRYERRLDGGSDSRERAYDHSPYGHHERSGSFDRPRHYNTEYYRDRTMFASGVSSSPAASTISGGFDTPESHFEPRIRDPFTISTSARRDPYREDRGRRTDRTYHHRRSRSSHSSQSRHPSPQRSTGQTPKAAHSPKRVPVSPGRGPRSHSRSPSSSSDSVSSTSSTGSGSSDSNSSSSEGSRARSVQSTATHAPPAPPVLTLDSDEPRRSFGIRVQNLPTRSTDTSLKDGLFHEFKKYGKVTSVQIHGASEERYGLVFFRQQEDQEKALGVSKGKLFFGMLIEVTAWNGPETESENEFRPLDGRIDEFHPKATRTLFIGNLEKTTNYQQLLDVFQRFGEIVDIDIKRVNGVPQYAFVQYSDIASVCKAIKKMDGEYLGANRLKLGFGKSMPTACVWLDGLTSNITEQYLTRHFCRYGPVVKVVFDRLKGMALILYNNTDFAQAAVRETKGWKIGGNKIKVDFASQESQMAFYRSMQASGQDIRDFYDIPSDRRDERRTPYHDFSTERAYYENVRTPGIYAEDPRREYPGRSRDRYAELDHYQGDHYDPRYHEDPREYRDYRDPFEDIRKYSYIQRERERERFEAERGRWSPSHQRRPLTPSTSPSPSDRVSRDAERRVYRHSSERSGSCSSLSPTPAQFEKPEKSPVEFKSEGLEREMEQAEAERVSGAENKKRSRRKEKADREKGEKAKQRRGKVQSPGVPLSEADREASLDLGSGKVKVSDVESQERQKQKADKEPSSTDHVTRLESQKAERLDQCKSESLDRDGKGKSKKHLKSDSGSDGKDSLVDSVKLEARKRRFGDPGGKAIRQKRGRLEEDPGSGISQPADFATSAGFAKETDIDVKAEKEAQKREHSKSRIGSHYSQREELDGAMRGTSQGSSVRSAELPEVDVLDSKSHPGPSISRLFSTDGTSDKDNKVRDEHLENIDLSQSYRKQMEQNRRLRQQLQPQDKPEKPETPQGVDAEDLEDRSLVHEVGKPPQDVTDNSPPSKTKKQESFEMEMSAKRERIYRTVRQKTDELEWNNTNSPRFQHAPQQREEEYADPHAQMTVREVKEALKPEDNVQTDQELSVKRMHASQMSKMSTSLQDDHQRCWESQLKQDLLPDFSKSAEKRRLNRKYLDYGLWPDLEPGEVRSDSEEDRENKPNSPAPSTSVSFSERHRPDRLSESKLTLSLERNKFCSFADDQTITPDTKALLERAKSLSSTREDNWSFLDYDSHFPSFRSRKDTEKVESTPRPTPSWYMKKKKIRSESEDKIDDRKEDPKPEEQERRELFASRFLHSSIFEQDSRRLQHLERKHEDPEHGVGYLYSQQGPAEGQPDPEPVVLFHSRFLELTRLQQQKNKEQSHQDSKQDESIDATKVSKTPEEEQAPQQQNATEPSIRQAEIKSVSPVQIHQTSPVQARQMSHPVLAAEESLPTVEAEGVFTPICNLLDSSMKEEDKEPEQPTAQPLLEQLSEPNSSECQESKIPAEEMVLKADDSKSAQDTNKVVAEQLPNNEMPTNNVQPEAEPPVMFSESPSSLPHIPAEQHEKEPEPPVAPESESINADDQECADNYPVEEAVSPPPKSKNKRAKTSPTTPVTTTLPATPDKQSTRKSERIDKEKLKRSSSPRGEVFKTTPDSKSLSKSPVHSIEMEQGTEQSSQSGRARRRNVRSVYATPIEDETALQPGKDAESPRGGRKRGVDRDVGSDVEAVAAPPTLKRGRPPKNRRQAEDVPAGKVERSKSTESKELDGSETSSEGVPKLGKGKYSPHTQKGVSPGNASASGNGKKGDRMEKIPESSKLITEENPPILKNLRIRLDVTEVKAMLQTSEEEPGTDESPKNSSPGVSSKDEVLEAKFENDAMDDANSEKETLPAVTEAIEPHVASLAQELELEQAVENIAKLTEDAPPLQFKSNLTKAQRPIAEEPERDSEEEKPANPSSETELAAAIDSITSENTEQNRLNTVVETDPDVQTLRPASKLSETCVSTAVVQEETVTTPRKGCKGRAKASKKGKGQKGAGSKKELIKDVVLEAENIPVKSLESVPAELPAATERSPASTAVVITSPSKQRVSLTAPNADIPDEPESPLKTEMDIPKSSQAISRSPTSSKYQSPSLSPTRTCLKNLSSYPSRLSVSPTERFNQPKVLSPPLTSVAPMETPTLPSDTPAHDANSADLRKILTKPRTVPVLEMGATSGNMHAHPLRESDITPDVITSKGAPQDKRQLPVSAQPVVRQPASIPSPETKQIFSEKSVISVIASTPTSVISRVCNPPDSEEKPNAQIGNPFLDKQPPKQIYQPSLEESSTYHGPAVGEEGGNAGRYIVESTSLSTGSSTGLRVQTSEGVVVLSHSGQKMEGPLRISAKISQIPPASAVDIESQQLVSMPQIKQELYSASQPPSSKCPLPSDHGHSIKPQSNVSTIKQESALDKLESAYAPVQSGVVKILQQTPGPSQVMNYHPEYTMVMKHPKKGDAPESLNVEKPAWVPTISPAISPHLPSAAGNHVGFIAGTATDRTPSLIQPKQEPRSPRKSGHPHSPFAKVSSPIGSSSPKGVSVVLPPGLNPLSQYVSTVHHSEQSVIMPPHNTHGSIGRMSPHRVGAMGHLTQGEVRVNTPPLSMMSYGIHSESLTSSWAPGQQRPTSPQAVGNREMVLKVNPANARPPQHQLKSDSIPAEYRGALHSGLPLDRFNRDMRVLMHHQQSDRPAAELHQGHVPENIPPSSTATSMAASLSPRPHLLAKGVSEKDSSKASELKRAQSPSSKEGMMAIRSAMPPMASPQRVQLIPAGTAASFTEYSTIYTNLRPAIAQFAENSPMGINQSTHSIPPSQGVQEPESSQAQAESKVELVGHQPVNMVQLLTKYPIVWQGLLALKNDTAAVQLHFLCGNKALGLRSLPLPESGGILRIVQRMRLEAQQLEGVARRMTGESDFCLLLAMPCGLDQEDVLNQTQALKSAFINYLQAKLAAGIINVPNPGSNQPAYVLQIFPPCEFSESHLSRLAPDLLSNTTITPHHIIIITTSV; from the exons ATGGTTCGGGAAACCAGACACCTCTGGGTGGGGAATTTACCCGAACATGTTCGCGAGGAGAAGATTGTGGAGCATTTTAAACG GTATGGCCGGGTGGAGAGCGTCAAGGTCCTGCGCAAGCGCGGCTCCGAGGGCGGTGTGGCAGCCTTCGTGGATTTCGTTGACATCAAAAGCGCCCAGAAGGCGCACAACGCGGTCAACAAAATGGGGGACAGGGACCTTCGCACAGATTACAATGAGCCGGGCTCAGTGCCCAGCGCCGTGCGGGGTCTGGAGGACCCCAGCCCCTCTAGCAGTCACGGAAGGGAGGTTGCGGGGTTCTCGAGGAGCGCCGTGGGGCCGGTGTACGTGCCCCCGGTGTCTCTCCACACCAGAGAGGGGCGCTATGAACGCAGACTAGACGG CGGCTCGGACAGCAGGGAGCGAGCGTACGATCACAGTCCGTACGGACACCACGAGCGCAGCGGCTCCTTCGACCGGCCGCGGCACTACAACACAGAATATTATCGGGACCGTACCATGTTCGCCTCTGGGGTGAGCTCGAGCCCGGCCGCCAGCACTATCAGCGGTGGCTTCGACACGCCGGAGTCGCACTTCGAGCCTCGGATCCGTGACCCTTTCACTATCTCCACTTCGGCTCGGCGCGACCCGTACCGTGAGGACCGAGGCCGCCGCACAGACCGGACGTACCACCATCGGCGGAGCCGGTCCTCACACTCTTCACAGTCACGGCACCCATCGCCCCAGAGGAGCACGGGACAGACTCCTAAAGCTGCCCACTCGCCCAAAAGAGTGCCTGTGTCTCCTGGCCGGGGCCCGCGGTCACACTCGCGCAGCCCGTCTTCCAGCTCCGATTCGGTCAGCAGCACCAGCAGCACCGGCAGCGGCAG caGTGATTCGAACAGCAGCTCCAGTGAAGGATCGCGAGCGCGCTCGGTGCAGTCGACGGCCACACACGCTCCTCCGGCTCCTCCTGTCCTCACGCTGGACTCCGACGAGCCGCGGAGGAGCTTCGGCATCAGAGTCCAGAACCTCCCGACGCGATCCACAG ATACGAGTTTGAAAGACGGGCTCTTTCATGAGTTTAAGAAGTACGGTAAAGTGACGTCGGTGCAGATCCACGGCGCGTCGGAGGAGCGCTACGGCCTGGTGTTCTTCAGACAGCAGGAGGACCAGGAGAAGGCCCTCGGCGTGTCCAAGGGGAAGCTCTTCTTCGGGATGCTGATCGAGGTCACGGCCTGGAACGGCCCCG AGACGGAGAGCGAGAACGAGTTTCGTCCCCTGGACGGACGCATCGATGAGTTTCACCCCAAGGCCACTCGTACATTGTTCATCGGAAACCTGGAGAAGACCACCAACTATCAGCAGCTACTCGACGTCTTCCAACGCTTCGGGGAGATAGTG GATATCGATATCAAGAGGGTGAACGGTGTTCCTCAGTACGCATTTGTTCAGTACTCTGATATCGCCAGTGTTTGTAAAGCCATTAAGAAAATGGACGGAGAGTATCTCGGCGCCAACAGACTGAAG CTTGGCTTTGGGAAGAGTATGCCAACAGCGTGTGTGTGGTTAGACGGCCTGACCTCGAACATCACAGAACAGTACCTCACACGACACTTCTGTCGATACGGGCCGGTGGTCAAG GTTGTGTTTGATAGGTTAAAAGGAATGGCTCTTATTCTGTACAACAACACTGATTTTGCCCAAGCAGCTGTTAGAGAAACCAAAGGATGGAAGATAGGAGGGAACAAAATTAAG GTTGATTTTGCCAGTCAAGAGAGTCAAATGGCTTTCTATCGATCTATGCAGGCATCAGGGCAGGACATCCGTGATTTTTATGATATTCCTTCAGATCGGAG GGACGAACGGAGAACTCCTTATCATGACTTTTCCACAGAGCGGGCGTATTATGAGAATGTAAGGACTCCTGGCATTTACGCTGAAGACCCCCGTCGAGAGTACCCCGGTCGCAGTCGTGACCGCTATGCAGAGTTAGATCACTACCAAGGAGACCACTACGATCCCCGCTATCACGAGGACCCACGGGAATACAGAGACTATCGAGACCCTTTTGAGGACATCAGAAAGTACAGCTATATCCAGCGGGAACGGGAGCGCGAGCGCTTTGAGGCGGAGCGAGGCCGATGGAGCCCGTCTCATCAGCGGCGTCCCCTGACTCCCTCTACTTCACCCTCACCGTCGGATCGCGTGTCACGAGACGCTGAACGACGTGTGTACAGGCACTCCTCTGAAAGATCGGGAAGCTGCAGCTCGCTGTCTCCAACCCCGGCTCAGTTTGAGAAGCCTGAGAAATCGCCAGTCGAATTCAAATCGGAAGGACTGGAGAGGGAAATGGAGCAGGCCGAGGCAGAGCGTGTAAGTGGGGCAGAGAACAAGAAGCGCAGCAGACGCAAGGAGAAAGCTGACCGAGAGAAGGGAGAGAAAGCAAAGCAAAGGAGAGGGAAAGTGCAGTCTCCCGGTGTACCTCTTTCTGAAGCGGATAGAGAGGCGAGTCTGGATTTGGGATCTGGGAAGGTTAAGGTTTCAGATGTGGAGAGTCAAGAACGACAGAAGCAAAAAGCGGACAAAGAGCCTTCCTCTACTGACCACGTAACACGCCTTGAGTCTCAAAAGGCAGAGCGGCTCGATCAGTGTAAAAGTGAGTCTTTAGACAGGGACGGCAAAGGAAAgtcaaagaaacatttaaaatctgaCTCTGGTAGTGATGGCAAAGACTCCCTTGTAGATTCTGTCAAACTTGAAGCGAGAAAGAGACGGTTCGGTGATCCCGGCGGGAAAGCAATACGACAGAAACGGGGCCGTCTGGAGGAGGATCCAGGTTCTGGGATTAGCCAACCTGCTGACTTTGCTACAAGTGCAGGATTTGCAAAAGAGACCGATATTGATGTAAAAGCAGAGAAAGAGGCTCAAAAAAGAGAACACTCCAAATCCAGGATTGGTTCTCATTATAGTCAAAGGGAAGAGCTGGATGGCGCTATGAGAGGGACGTCTCAGGGCTCATCGGTAAGGTCAGCTGAACTGCCTGAGGTGGATGTTTTGGACTCAAAATCTCATCCTGGGCCAAGCATATCTAGACTATTTTCAACTGATGGAACCTCGGATAAGGACAATAAAGTAAGGGATGAACATCTAGAAAATATTGACCTTTCACAGAGTTATCGCAAACAGATGGAGCAAAACCGAAGGCTACGACAACAGCTACAGCCGCAGGATAAACCGGAAAAGCCAGAAACTCCTCAAGGTGTAGATGCAGAAGATCTTGAGGATCGAAGCCTGGTGCATGAGGTCGGCAAGCCTCCACAGGACGTTACTGATAATTCACCTCCAAGTAAGACCAAGAAACAAGAGTCCTTTGAGATGGAAATGAGTGCTAAGAGAGAAAGGATTTACAGAACGGTCCGGCAAAAGACTGATGAACTTGAGTGGAATAACACAAACTCTCCAAGGTTTCAGCATGCCCCCCAACAAAGAGAGGAAGAATATGCAGACCCTCATGCTCAAATGACTGTGAGAGAAGTAAAAGAAGCATTGAAGCCTGAGGATAATGTTCAGACAGATCAGGAGCTCAGTGTTAAACGGATGCACGCCTCGCAGATGTCAAAGATGAGTACGTCTTTACAAGACGACCATCAAAGATGCTGGGAGAGCCAACTAAAGCAAGACTTGTTACCAGACTTTTCAAAGAGCGCTGAGAAAAGGCGGCTCAATCGGAAGTACTTGGATTATGGACTTTGGCCTGATTTGGAACCTGGTGAAGTGCGCTCTGACTCTGAAGAAGATCGTGAAAATAAGCCTAACTCTCCTGCTCCATCAACGTCAGTATCCTTTTCTGAAAGACATCGTCCAGACAGATTATCAGAGTCCAAGCTGACGCTCTCTCTAGAGAGAAACAAATTCTGTTCTTTCGCAGATGATCAGACAATCACTCCAGATACTAAAGCTTTGTTAGAGCGTGCAAAGTCTTTGTCCTCAACAAGGGAAGACAACTGGTCTTTCCTCGATTATGATTCGCACTTCCCCAGTTTCAGAAGTAGAAAGGACACAGAGAAGGTGGAGTCCACACCACGACCGACTCCTTCATGGtatatgaagaagaagaaaattcgAAGCGAGTCTGAAGACAAAATTGATGACAGGAAAGAAGATCCAAAGCCAGAAGAACAGGAAAGACGAGAGTTGTTTGCGTCACGTTTTTTGCACAGTTCTATTTTTGAGCAGGATTCAAGGCGTCTTCAGCATCTGGAAAGAAAGCATGAGGACCCTGAACATGGCGTTGGATATCTGTACTCTCAGCAAGGCCCAGCAGAAGGGCAGCCTGACCCAGAACCAGTTGTGCTTTTCCATAGCCGCTTTTTAGAACTAACAAGGTTGCAGCAACAGAAGAATAAAGAACAAAGCCATCAAGATTCCAAGCAAGATGAAAGCATAGATGCAACCAAAGTAAGTAAAACACCGGAGGAAGAACAAGCACCACAGCAGCAAAATGCTACTGAACCTAGTATCCGACAAGCTGAGATTAAATCAGTTAGTCCTGTTCAGATTCATCAGACCAGTCCTGTTCAAGCTCGTCAAATGTCACACCCTGTTTTAGCAGCCGAAGAATCCTTGCCAACAGTGGAAGCTGAAGGTGTTTTTACTCCAATCTGTAATTTGCTTGATTCTTCCATGAAGGAGGAAGATAAAGAGCCTGAACAGCCCACAGCTCAACCTTTGCTAGAGCAACTGTCAGAACCCAATTCTTCAGAATGCCAAGAGTCAAAGATCCCAGCAGAGGAGATGGTATTGAAGGCTGATGATTCTAAAAGTGCTCAAGACACCAATAAAGTAGTTGCAGAACAGCTCCCAAACAACGAAATGCCAACCAATAATGTACAGCCAGAGGCTGAGCCTCCAGTGATGTTTTCTGAATCACCAAGTTCCCTCCCGCATATCCCTGCTGAGCAACATGAAAAAGAACCTGAGCCACCTGTGGCACCTGAGTCTGAATCTATTAATGCAGACGATCAGGAATGTGCTGATAATTATCCAGTTGAAGAAGCGGTGTCTCCCCCTccaaagtcaaaaaataaaagagcCAAAACCTCGCCTACCACACCAGTAACTACAACTCTGCCTGCTACCCCAGACAAACAAAGCACCCGCAAAAGTGAGCGCATTGACAAAGAGAAGCTCAAACGTTCATCTTCTCCAAGAGGAGAGGTGTTCAAGACAACACCTGATTCAAAGTCATTAAGTAAGTCACCTGTGCACAGTATAGAAATGGAACAAGGTACAGAGCAGAGTTCACAGTCAGGTAGGGCAAGACGTAGAAATGTGCGTTCTGTCTATGCTACACCAATTGAAGATGAAACCGCTCTGCAACCCGGAAAAGATGCTGAATCGCCTCGTGGTGGACGGAAGCGTGGTGTAGACAGAGATGTAGGTTCTGATGTAGAGGCTGTTGCTGCGCCACCAACCTTGAAACGGGGACGGCCCCCTAAGAATCGACGCCAAGCAGAGGATGTACCAGCAGGCAAAGTCGAACGGTCAAAATCAACTGAGTCTAAGGAGTTGGATGGCAGTGAAACGAGCAGTGAGGGGGTTCCCAAATTAGGTAAAGGCAAATATTCACCCCACACACAAAAAGGAGTCAGTCCAGGAAATGCATCAGCATCTGGAAATGGAAAGAAAGgagacagaatggagaaaatacCGGAAAGTTCTAAACTCATTACTGAAGAAAACCCTCCCATTCTTAAAAACCTTAGAATCCGTCTTGATGTGACCGAAGTAAAGGCAATGCTTCAGACTAGTGAAGAAGAACCTGGAACTGATGAGTCTCCCAAAAATAGCTCACCTGGTGTGTCCTCAAAGGATGAGGTATTAGAAGCTAAATTTGAAAATGATGCCATGGATGATGCTAATAGTGAAAAGGAGACTTTGCCTGCCGTAACAGAAGCCATTGAGCCACATGTAGCTTCGCTGGCTCAAGAGTTGGAGCTTGAGCAAGCTGTTGAGAATATTGCCAAGCTCACAGAAGATGCTCCTCCACTTCAGTTTAAAAGTAACCTGACAAAGGCACAGCGTCCAATAGCTGAAGAACCAGAGCGTGACTCAGAAGAAGAAAAGCCTGCAAATCCATCTAGTGAAACAGAGCTTGCTGCTGCTATAGATTCCATCACATCAGAgaacacagaacagaacagactgaaCACTGTTGTAGAAACTGATCCTGATGTGCAGACTCTTAGACCTGCTTCAAAACTATCTGAAACCTGTGTTAGCACAGCAGTTGTTCAGGAGGAGACCGTAACCACTCCTAGAAAAGGCTGTAAAGGCAGAGCGAAAGCTTCAAAGAAGGGCAAAGGCCAAAAGGGTGCTGGAAGCAAAAAGGAACTCATTAAAGATGTAGTTTTAGAGGCTGAAAATATCCCTGTGAAGTCACTGGAATCAGTACCTGCAGAACTTCCAGCAGCCACGGAAAGATCACCAGCAAGTACAGCTGTTGTCATTACTTCCCCTTCCAAGCAGCGTGTAAGTTTAACAGCTCCTAATGCAGACATTCCAGACGAACCTGAGTCGCCTCTTAAAACTGAGATGGATATCCCAAAATCCTCTCAAGCTATCAGCAGAAGCCCAACGTCCTCCAAGTACCAATCTCCTTCACTATCTCCAACGAGAACTTGTCTCAAGAATTTGTCCTCATACCCAAGCAGGCTTTCTGTTTCCCCAACGGAGCGTTTCAATCAGCCGAAGGTCCTCTCTCCTCCGCTGACCTCTGTAGCCCCGATGGAGACCCCTACATTACCCTCAGACACCCCTGCTCATGACGCCAACTCGGCTGATTTGCGCAAAATCCTCACAAAGCCTAGAACTGTCCCAGTCTTGGAAATGGGTGCTACATCTGGGAATATGCACGCTCATCCTTTAAGGGAAAGTGACATTACACCAGATGTGATAACCAGCAAGGGTGCTCCTCAAGATAAGAGACAACTCCCTGTTTCAGCCCAACCTGTAGTGCGACAGCCTGCTTCTATACCTTCACCAGAAACAAAACAGATCTTCAGTGAGAAGTCAGTGATTTCAGTTATTGCTTCCACTCCTACCTCCGTTATCAGTCGTGTTTGCAATCCCCCTGACTCTGAGGAGAAGCCAAATGCTCAGATTGGAAATCCCTTCCTTGATAAACAGCCTCCAAAACAGATTTACCAGCCAAGCTTGGAGGAAAGCAGTACGTACCATGGTCCAGCAGTTGGTGAGGAAGGTGGAAATGCCGGTCGCTATATAGTGGAGAGTACATCTTTGAGTACAGGTTCTAGCACAGGACTTAGAGTTCAGACGTCAGAAGGTGTTGTGGTGCTGAGTCATTCTGGCCAGAAAATGGAGGGGCCACTGCGCATAAGTGCCAAAATCAGCCAGATCCCACCTGCCAGTGCTGTGGACATAGAGTCACAGCAGCTGGTGTCAATGCCCCAGATCAAGCAGGAACTTTACAGTGCCTCCCAGCCACCATCTTCAAAATGCCCACTTCCTTCAGATCATGGACATTCAATAAAACCCCAATCAAATGTCTCCACGATTAAGCAAGAATCTGCACTGGACAAATTAGAATCCGCTTACGCTCCAGTTCAAAGTGGAGTTGTTAAAATATTGCAACAAACACCTGGCCCATCACAGGTCATGAATTACCATCCAGAATACACAATGGTGATGAAGCACCCTAAGAAGGGAGATGCACCTGAGTCTCTCAACGTGGAGAAACCTGCTTGGGTCCCAACTATTAGTCCTGCTATAAGTCCACACCTTCCCTCGGCAGCAGGCAATCATGTTGGCTTCATAGCTGGCACAGCGACAGACCGAACTCCATCACTCATTCAGCCCAAGCAGGAGCCGCGCTCTCCACGGAAATCCGGACATCCTCATTCTCCTTTTGCCAAAGTATCATCTCCTATCGGCTCTTCGTCTCCGAAAGGTGTATCTGTTGTCCTTCCCCCTGGATTAAACCCTCTGTCCCAGTATGTTTCCACAGTCCACCACTCGGAGCAGTCTGTGATCATGCCTCCACACAACACTCACGGTAGCATTGGAAGGATGTCCCCGCACCGCGTCGGCGCAATGGGACACCTCACCCAGGGGGAGGTACGAGTGAACACTCCTCCCCTCTCCATGATGAGCTATGGGATTCACTCTGAGAGCCTCACTTCCTCTTGGGCCCCTGGCCAGCAGCGACCCACGTCTCCTCAGGCCGTGGGGAACAGGGAGATGGTCCTCAAGGTGAACCCAGCCAATGCAAGACCACCACAACATCAACTCAAATCAGACTCCATACCAGCAGAATATCGTGGAGCTCTCCACAGCGGTTTACCTCTCGATCGATTCAACAGAGACATGCGAGTACTCATGCACCACCAGCAGAGCGATCGCCCCGCTGCAGAGTTACACCAGGGGCACGTCCCCGAGAACATACCGCCCTCCTCGACTGCTACCAGCATGGCGGCGTCTCTTTCTCCTCGGCCACACTTGTTAGCAAAGGGAGTATCTGAGAAGGACTCCTCGAAAGCGTCAGAACTAAAGAGGGCACAGTCACCTTCCAGTAAGGAGGGAATGATGGCGATCCGTAGTGCAATGCCTCCCATGGCTTCTCCTCAAAGAGTTCAGCTGATTCCAGCAGGAACTGCGGCTTCCTTCACTGAATATTCAACCATATATACAAACCTACGGCCTGCCATCGCTCAGTTTGCTGAGAATTCTCCAATGGGGATTAACCAGTCCACCCACAGCATCCCACCATCGCAG GGTGTTCAAGAGCCGGAGTCGAGTCAGGCACAAGCCGAGTCTAAGGTGGAGTTGGTTGGACACCAGCCTGTGAACATGGTGCAGCTTCTGACG AAATATCCTATTGTGTGGCAAGGCCTGCTTGCGCTGAAGAACGATACGGCAGCGGTTCAGCTGCACTTCTTGTGTGGAAACAAAGCTCTGGGCCTGCGCTCTCTGCCTCTGCCGGAGAGTGGAGGGATTCTGCGCATCGTTCAGAGGATGAGGCTGGAGGCACAGCAGCTGGAGGGAGTCGCTCGCAGAATGACG